Within Myxococcales bacterium, the genomic segment CCAGCCCCAGGAGCGCCCGCAGGCGGATGCGGTGCAGGGCCGCGTCGTCGGGGTGCTTGGCCAGCTCGGCCTCGGTGTACTGGGTGGCGCCGCGGTAGTCGCCGCGATCGACGAGGGTCTGGGCGTGGCGGACCGACGACGACGGGCCGCACGCGGCCGCGAGCGCGATCACACCAGCGAGGAGGACGGGCATGCGCATGGGGTTCTCCGGACAGGATGCACCGGGCTGGCCAGACGAGCCAGGCGGTGTTGTCAGCGTAGTGGCGGCGCCCGCCGGCGCGGTTACGTGCTACCCAACCGCGGTGGCGCTCCGCGCGATCTTGTTCGATCTCGATGGCACCCTGGTCGACAGCGAGCGCGACTACGCCGACGCGATCGCCGCGTGCGTCCACCGCGCGTTCGGGATCGAGCTGACCGCCGAGGATCGCGCCTACGGCACCGGCCGGTCGTGGGTGGCGATCCACGCGTACCTGCGCGAGCGGCACCCGGCGCTGGCCTGGGATCGCGACCAGCTGATCGCCGCGACCGCCGCCGAGAGCCAGCGCCTGTTCGCGGCCCGCGGCGTCAGCGTCCTGCCGGGCGCGCTGGCCGCGGTCGCGCGGTTCGACGGCTTCGCCCGAGGCCTGGTCACCGGCAGCTCTCGGGCCGAGGCCCACCACATGCTGGGCCTGCTCGGTCTGGCCGACGCGTTCGCGATCGCGCTGTGCGCCGAGGACGTGCCGCGGTCCAAGCCGGCGCCCGACGGCTACCTGGCGGCGTGCGCCCACCTCGGCGTCGCGCCCCATGAGGCGCTGGTCATCGAGGACTCGGCCGCCGGGTGCGCCGCGGGCCGGGCGGCCGGCTGCGCGGTGGTGGCGGTCCGGGCGGGCAACTCGCACGGTCAGGATCAGAGCGCCGCCCACCACGCGATCGACACCCTCGAGCAGCTGACCATCGACCTGGCCCGCGCGGTGGCGCAGGCGGCGGTCGCTGGGTATGGTGGCGCGACGGCATGAAGCTCCCGCCGCGCGTCACCGTGTACGAGGTCGGGCCCCGCGACGGCCTGCAGAACGAGGCGCGTCACGTGCCGACCGCCGACAAGATCGCGTTCATCAACGCGCTGATCGACAGCGGCCTGTCGCGCATCGAGATCACCAGCTTCGTCAGCCCCAAGTGGATCCCGCAGCTGGCCGACGCCGCCGAGGTCGCGCGCGGGGTGCCCCGCCGGGACGGCGTCGTGCTGTCGTGCCTGGTGCCCAACCGGCGCGGCCTCGACGCCGCGCTCGCCGCCGGCATGCGCGAGGTCGCGGTGTTCATGTCGGCGTCCGAGACGCACAACAAGAAGAACGTCAACAAGTCGATCCGCGACACCCTGGCCGCGTTCGCCGACGTGGTGCCGCCGGCGCTGGCCGCCGGGGTCCCGGTGCGCGCGTACCTGTCGACCTGCTTCGGCTGCCCGTACGAGGGCGACGTCGATCCCAAGGTCGTGGTCGAGCTGTGCCGCGAGCTGCGCGCCATGGGCGTCTACCAGATCTCGGTGTCCGACACGATCGGCGTCGCCAACCCGGCCCAGGTCGAGGACGTGCTGCAGCAGGTCCTGGCCGCGGTCCCGCTCGAGGCCGTGGCCGTGCACTTCCACGACACCCAGGGCACCGCGCTCGCCAACTGCGTCACCGCGATGCAGCAGGGCATCACGACGATCGACTCGTCGGTCGGCGGGCTCGGCGGCTGCCCGTACGCGCCCGGCGCCTCCGGCAACCTCGCGACCGACGATCTGGTCGGCATGCTCCACAGCATGGGCGTCGAGACCGGCATCGATCTCGACAAGCTGGTGATCGCCGCGCGGCAGGCCGCGATCTTCATCGGCCACGACCTGCCGTCGAAGTTCTTGAAGGCGTACCTCGGCAAGCAGGCGCGCGCGCGCCGCCGCGCCGAGATGGGGTGAGATCGGGAGCGGGAAGGGGAGCGGGAAGCGGGAGCGGGAAGCGGGAGCGGGAGCGGGAACCGGATCGGGAACCGGATCAGATCGGATCAGGATCGGGATCGGGATCGGGATCGGGATCGGGATCGGGGGCGGAACCCGGATCGGGATCGGGGATCGGGATCGGAACCCGGATCGGGATCGGGATCGGAATCTGATCGGGATCCCAAACGAAAACGGGATCCGGAAACCGGATCCCGCTCGTTCGACCTACCCGCCGCCGGTTTCGTCGAGAGGTCGCCGACGCGCGCACGCTGCGCGCGGCCGGCGATCACGCGATCAGTTGATGTGCCACTCGCCGCCGACGCGGATGTAGACGCCGCCCTGCTGCTCCCAGCGGACCGGGACCCAGCGGTGGTTGGCCTTGGCGCGCTCCCAGTGACCCGGGGCCCAGTTGTACGCGCGCGCGTCCTTGTCCCAGAAGTACGCACCCTCGATCCAGACGTACCCGCGGCGCGCGGGGCCGGGGCTCTCGACGCGCGGCGGCGGCGGCGGCGCCGTCGGGCCGGTGATGATCACGTGGCCGCCCTGCGAGATGACCGTGCCGGCGCCGTTGGTGGCGACGAGGCCGCCCTGGCCGCCGTTGACGATCACGCCGCCCTGCGGACCGTTGTTGGTGACGATCACGCCACCCTGCGGATTGACCGCGCCGTTGTTGGTGACGATGACGCCACCCTGGGGCTGGTTGTCGAAGCGGTGATCCTGGTCGCGCGGGCGGCCGCCGTCGTTGCCACCGCCGACCACGACCGTGCCGCTGCCGGACACGACCCAGTCGCCGCCGACCCAGTGCCAGCTGC encodes:
- a CDS encoding HAD family phosphatase; protein product: MALRAILFDLDGTLVDSERDYADAIAACVHRAFGIELTAEDRAYGTGRSWVAIHAYLRERHPALAWDRDQLIAATAAESQRLFAARGVSVLPGALAAVARFDGFARGLVTGSSRAEAHHMLGLLGLADAFAIALCAEDVPRSKPAPDGYLAACAHLGVAPHEALVIEDSAAGCAAGRAAGCAVVAVRAGNSHGQDQSAAHHAIDTLEQLTIDLARAVAQAAVAGYGGATA
- a CDS encoding YXWGXW repeat-containing protein, with product MNRTRRILSGLGLALVLGTTLPACVVAARGRLTTGAVVAYDQPPPPRVENPQPMAGHVWVHGNWTWQNNQWVWADGHWQRERAGYAWQDGRWEPRNGSWHWVGGDWVVSGSGTVVVGGGNDGGRPRDQDHRFDNQPQGGVIVTNNGAVNPQGGVIVTNNGPQGGVIVNGGQGGLVATNGAGTVISQGGHVIITGPTAPPPPPRVESPGPARRGYVWIEGAYFWDKDARAYNWAPGHWERAKANHRWVPVRWEQQGGVYIRVGGEWHIN
- a CDS encoding hydroxymethylglutaryl-CoA lyase — translated: MKLPPRVTVYEVGPRDGLQNEARHVPTADKIAFINALIDSGLSRIEITSFVSPKWIPQLADAAEVARGVPRRDGVVLSCLVPNRRGLDAALAAGMREVAVFMSASETHNKKNVNKSIRDTLAAFADVVPPALAAGVPVRAYLSTCFGCPYEGDVDPKVVVELCRELRAMGVYQISVSDTIGVANPAQVEDVLQQVLAAVPLEAVAVHFHDTQGTALANCVTAMQQGITTIDSSVGGLGGCPYAPGASGNLATDDLVGMLHSMGVETGIDLDKLVIAARQAAIFIGHDLPSKFLKAYLGKQARARRRAEMG